In Burkholderiales bacterium, the following are encoded in one genomic region:
- a CDS encoding NAD(P)H-dependent oxidoreductase, with protein MSSYQIAVIVGSLRRDSLNRKLANAVAKLTPSDFTFKQVQIDDLPLYNQDDDANPAEPVKRLKREIKAAQGLMFVTAEYNRSIPGVLKNAIDHASRPYGQSAWAGKPAGVLGASVGAIGTGVAQQHLRGILAYLDVPTLGQPEVFIHVREGFFDEAGNLGSADSRKFLQSWMDKYVAWVKTHTA; from the coding sequence GTGAGCTCATATCAGATCGCCGTAATCGTCGGCAGCCTTCGCCGCGATTCGCTCAACCGCAAGCTGGCTAACGCCGTTGCGAAGCTGACGCCGTCCGATTTCACGTTCAAGCAGGTGCAGATCGATGACCTGCCGCTCTACAACCAGGATGACGACGCAAACCCGGCGGAGCCAGTCAAACGGCTGAAGCGCGAGATCAAGGCTGCCCAGGGCCTGATGTTCGTCACGGCGGAATACAACCGCTCGATCCCCGGTGTGCTCAAGAACGCGATCGACCACGCGTCGCGCCCTTATGGCCAAAGCGCCTGGGCCGGCAAACCCGCAGGTGTGTTGGGCGCTTCGGTCGGCGCCATCGGCACGGGGGTGGCGCAACAGCACCTGCGCGGCATTCTCGCCTACCTCGACGTGCCGACGCTTGGCCAGCCAGAAGTGTTCATCCACGTCAGGGAAGGATTTTTCGACGAGGCCGGCAATCTGGGCTCCGCCGACAGCAGGAAATTTCTGCAGAGCTGGATGGACAAGTATGTCGCCTGGGTGAAGACGCACACGGCCTGA